A single Phragmites australis chromosome 4, lpPhrAust1.1, whole genome shotgun sequence DNA region contains:
- the LOC133915815 gene encoding DNA repair protein recA homolog 1, chloroplastic isoform X2 has product MAAAAISVSRFAPAIPNRSRRIPPALRASARGLTGRARRLRCEFVAGGGNGALSGEDDPRLIDRQKALDAAMNDINNSFGKGSVTRLGSAGGAFVETFPSGCLTLDFALGGGLPKGRIVEVYGPESSGKTTLALHAIAEVQKLGGNAMLVDAEHAFDPAYSKALGVDIENLIVCQPDNGEMALEIADRMCRSGAIDLICIDSVSALTPRAEIEGEIGMQQMGLQARLMSQALRKMSGNASKAGCTLMFLNQIRYKIGVFYGNPEVTSGGIALKFFASVRLEIRSIGKIKSAKGDEDVGVKVRVRVQKSKVSRPYKQAEFEIIFGEGVSKLGCLLDCAELMEVVAKKGSWYSYKDIRRFEL; this is encoded by the exons ATGGCCGCCGCAGCTATCTCTGTCTCCCGTTTCGCTCCCGCTATTCCAAACCGTAGTCGCCGGATACCCCCCGCGCTGCGCGCCTCGGCACGCGGCCTCACTGGGCGCGCCCGGCGGCTGCGCTGCGAGTTCGTCGCCGGTGGCGGGAACGGCGCGCTCTCCGGAGAGGATGACCCTCGCCTCATCGACCGC CAAAAAGCTCTTGATGCGGCAATGAATGACATAAACAATTCTTTTGGAAAAGGAAGTGTTACAAGATTAGGCAGTGCTGGTGGTGCTTTTGT TGAGACATTTCCAAGTGGTTGTCTAACACTAGATTTTGCTCTGGGTGGTGGTCTTCCGAAAGGAAGAATAGTGGAG GTATACGGTCCAGAAAGCAGTGGAAAGACTACACTAGCTCTGCATGCAATTGCTGAAGTACAG AAGCTAGGAGGAAATGCCATGCTTGTCGATGCAGAGCATGCTTTTGACCCAGCTTATTCAAAAGCTCTCGGGGTAGATATTGAAAACCTGATTGTCTGCCAGCCTGACAACGGAGAGATGGCACTAGAAA TTGCGGACCGTATGTGCAGATCTGGGGCAATAGATCTCATTTGTATCGATTCAGTGTCAGCCCTCACTCCACGTGCAGAAATTGAA GGTGAGATAGGGATGCAGCAGATGGGTCTACAAGCTCGTCTAATGAGTCAAGCATTGAGAAAGATGTCGGGCAATGCCTCAAAGGCTGGCTGTACTCTTATGTTCTTGAATCAAATAAGATACAAG ATTGGAGTATTCTATGGGAATCCTGAAGTCACTAGTGGAGGGATAGCTTTGAAATTCTTTGCATCTGTTCGCCTAGAGATACGGTCCATTGGAAAGATAAAATCT GCCAAGGGAGATGAAGACGTTGGTGTGAAGGTTCGTGTCAGAGTGCAGAAGAGCAAA GTCTCACGGCCCTACAAGCAAGCTGAATTTGAAATCATTTTTGGGGAGGGTGTTAGTAAATTg GGGTGTCTTCTTGATTGTGCTGAGCTGATGGAAGTGGTTGCAAAGAAGGGTTCATGGTACAGCTACAAAGATATAAG GCGGTTCGAGCTATGA
- the LOC133915815 gene encoding DNA repair protein recA homolog 1, chloroplastic isoform X1, whose translation MAAAAISVSRFAPAIPNRSRRIPPALRASARGLTGRARRLRCEFVAGGGNGALSGEDDPRLIDRQKALDAAMNDINNSFGKGSVTRLGSAGGAFVETFPSGCLTLDFALGGGLPKGRIVEVYGPESSGKTTLALHAIAEVQKLGGNAMLVDAEHAFDPAYSKALGVDIENLIVCQPDNGEMALEIADRMCRSGAIDLICIDSVSALTPRAEIEGEIGMQQMGLQARLMSQALRKMSGNASKAGCTLMFLNQIRYKIGVFYGNPEVTSGGIALKFFASVRLEIRSIGKIKSAKGDEDVGVKVRVRVQKSKVSRPYKQAEFEIIFGEGVSKLGCLLDCAELMEVVAKKGSWYSYKDIRLGQGREKALQYLRESPTICSEIEKAVRAMIPEGTRHMSLLAFGQSSSTEDEQVYDE comes from the exons ATGGCCGCCGCAGCTATCTCTGTCTCCCGTTTCGCTCCCGCTATTCCAAACCGTAGTCGCCGGATACCCCCCGCGCTGCGCGCCTCGGCACGCGGCCTCACTGGGCGCGCCCGGCGGCTGCGCTGCGAGTTCGTCGCCGGTGGCGGGAACGGCGCGCTCTCCGGAGAGGATGACCCTCGCCTCATCGACCGC CAAAAAGCTCTTGATGCGGCAATGAATGACATAAACAATTCTTTTGGAAAAGGAAGTGTTACAAGATTAGGCAGTGCTGGTGGTGCTTTTGT TGAGACATTTCCAAGTGGTTGTCTAACACTAGATTTTGCTCTGGGTGGTGGTCTTCCGAAAGGAAGAATAGTGGAG GTATACGGTCCAGAAAGCAGTGGAAAGACTACACTAGCTCTGCATGCAATTGCTGAAGTACAG AAGCTAGGAGGAAATGCCATGCTTGTCGATGCAGAGCATGCTTTTGACCCAGCTTATTCAAAAGCTCTCGGGGTAGATATTGAAAACCTGATTGTCTGCCAGCCTGACAACGGAGAGATGGCACTAGAAA TTGCGGACCGTATGTGCAGATCTGGGGCAATAGATCTCATTTGTATCGATTCAGTGTCAGCCCTCACTCCACGTGCAGAAATTGAA GGTGAGATAGGGATGCAGCAGATGGGTCTACAAGCTCGTCTAATGAGTCAAGCATTGAGAAAGATGTCGGGCAATGCCTCAAAGGCTGGCTGTACTCTTATGTTCTTGAATCAAATAAGATACAAG ATTGGAGTATTCTATGGGAATCCTGAAGTCACTAGTGGAGGGATAGCTTTGAAATTCTTTGCATCTGTTCGCCTAGAGATACGGTCCATTGGAAAGATAAAATCT GCCAAGGGAGATGAAGACGTTGGTGTGAAGGTTCGTGTCAGAGTGCAGAAGAGCAAA GTCTCACGGCCCTACAAGCAAGCTGAATTTGAAATCATTTTTGGGGAGGGTGTTAGTAAATTg GGGTGTCTTCTTGATTGTGCTGAGCTGATGGAAGTGGTTGCAAAGAAGGGTTCATGGTACAGCTACAAAGATATAAG ACTGGGCCAAGGCAGAGAAAAGGCACTACAATATCTCCGAGAGAGTCCAACCATCTGTAGTGAGATAGAAAAG GCGGTTCGAGCTATGATACCAGAAGGAACCAGACATATGAGCCTACTAGCTTTTGGGCAGTCATCATCTACTGAAGATGAACAAGTGTATGATGAGTAA